The sequence below is a genomic window from Synechococcus sp. PCC 7335.
ACGTCTTCTAGTGTCATACCGGTGGCCCCTATTTCTACTAGCGCACCTTTCACATCCTGTAGCTTTTCAGGGCGGACAATCGCCTCAATTCTCTTCATAGCTGACATGTTCCAAACTTAGGCTAAATCGATAGGGTTCCTTAGGCGCCTCAAACGGTCATCTGAAGCACTGGTTAAAAGCACGAATCTATGAGCTAACTTTGCTAATTACGTCTTGTTAATTGGTCAAGGACCTATCGTATCAATGAATGATCTTAATTGTTACAGCTTATACCGACTCCACACAAGTACCGACTCCACACAAGCAGTTGGTCTTCCCGTCTGTCTAGTCTGTCCGTCCATCTAGATAGACTAGATGTGATATGTAGCGGAGAGCGGGTTCATAGTAGTAGAGAGTGGTTTTTAAAATCACCGCTTTGATCTAGAAATAGGCTAGGTCATCTTTGCTATGGGTATAAGAAGCCCTTGGCTATTTCCCAGTGATATTCCAGTCGCTATTTTTTCTAGAGCTAGCTAAATCTGGGCCTGTAGCTGAGCTTGGATTTTTTGACAGTAGCTATCGATCTCTCGCACAAGCCCAAAAGCACTGAACGTTTTTCCGGCCCGGGCAGCGTGCTCTAGCTCAAAGGCGGTATTGGCTATGGCGCTAGCACCTACGTTCGCACTAGCCCCTCTAAGCGAGTGGGCAACACTTTCAATCGTCTCAAGCTTTTTAGAAGCGATCGCACCTTCTAATAGCCGCAAGCTATTTCTCGCATCGTTTAGAAACATGGCTAGCAGCTCCGCTTCAAACTCTGCATCACCACCAGCAAGCTGTTGGAGCTGCTGCCAGTCAAACTCAGTCGATAAAGTCTCAGTCGATAGAGTATCTGTATAATCTTGCCGTCCGTGAGCTTTCAACATAAAAAATCCTCTGCATAAATCGAGTGTGCCCGAACCGCTAGAACTATGTAGGGAATCAGGCAGGTAATTAGTGTAGGTATGAGAATCGCCTAAGCTGCCAGCAACTAACTGGAGGATATCTGCAAAAGACGTTGACCGGAAAAGTAACGAATTCGTCTGCGAGCGTCCTTCCATCTGTAGAGAGATTTCTCTTAGAGATTGACCTATTGCTGGTCTTCCATACACCATGCCACCAGCGACAGCAGTACTATCCAAATAATCCATCGAGGCCAGTAAATCCAGTCCCACAGTAGTCCTGGAAAAGCATCGACGAAAAGAGATAGCCACCACGCGATGACCGTTACTAGCATTAGAACAATTAAACTCATAGCATTGAACTCATCCTAGGTACAGCGTGAGGATACTAATAACTAGTGTGTTGTTCTGTAAAGTGTTTTGTGGAAAACAAGGTTTATTAATTGCTGACGGCTAAAAATACTTCTAGATGCCATAATTTCAATCCCCCTTGATCCAAATTACAGGTCCATGTCGATGCAGCTTTATAGACGTAACCTAGCTACCTCAGAACACGATACTCAAGAACGAATTCTGAAGGCCGCTCAGAAGCTGTTTGCACGTAAGGGCTACGGCGGTACAACGACCAAGGATCTGGCGCAGGCAGCAGGTGTTGCAGAAGGAACCTTGTTTCGACATTTCGAAAGTAAGAAGGCCATCCTAGTCGAAGTAGCTACAAGAGGCTGGATGGAGATTCTAACCGATCTGCTCACAGAACTTAGTGAGATGGCTAGCTATAAAGCGGTGGCACAGGTTATGCGTAAGCGGATGCTCAGTCTCAATGCGAATTCGGATATGCTGCGCGTGTGCTTTATGGAAGCGCAGTTTCATCCAGAATTACGCGATCGCATTCAGGCAGATGTGATCGATAAAATGACCGATGTTGCCGAAGCCTTTTTCCAGACGGCGATGGATAGGGGGGTCTATCGCAAGATGAATCCTAAAGTTGTTGCTCGGATCTTTCTAGGTATGTTCACTGTTTCTGGTTTTAGCCAAACCACTATGTCAGCTGATGGTAGTTCTCCCCAGGATATGAAGGAAATGGCTGAAACGCTAGCTGATATCTTCTTGAATGGCGTCCTCCATGAACCCACATGAATCTACGTGAACCCACATGAATCCAACTGAGCAGAATCGATACGAAGAGCAGTAGTGATGATACTAGCGCACAGGGAGAGGGTAATACATGATCTGCCTACAAGCGACTGGTTGAGCCCCACCTTGCCGATACACTTGCCGATACAATAGGGCTTGCAAATAACTCGTTTCTAGACAATGGCCTCCAACTTGCCTTCTAACTCGCTCTCACCCGACGACAGTAGTGATTCAGGACTAGACAGCATTCGGGCTACGCGTTTGCAGAAGGTAGAGGACCTAAAGCAAGCTGGCTTACAGCCCTATGCCTATCGTTGGGAAGTGACTCATTCAGCTGCGCAACTGCAGGCCAAATTTGCAGATCTAGCCACGGGCGCAGAAGCAGATTTTGAAGTTTCTGTGGCTGGACGGATTATGGCTCGGCGCGTCTTTGGCAAGCTGGCCTTCTTTACCTTGCAAGATCAAACGGGGACTATTCAGCTTTACCTAGAGAAGAAAACGATTCAAGCCGCAATGGGCGAAGCCGATGAGCAGGCCTTTAATCACCTAAAGCAGCTTACCGACGCTGGCGATATTTTGGGCGCACGCGGCACCATCAAGCGTACAGATAAAGGTGAGCTGTCTGTGAAAGTCAAGCACTATGCCATGCTGACTAAATCCTTGCTGCCACTGCCAGATAAATTTCATGGGCTGACGGATGTTGCCAAACGCTACCGGCAACGCTACGTAGATCTTATTGTCAATCCAGAAGTACGCGATACGTTTCGTAAGCGAGCGAAAATTACAGCGGCCATTCGTCGACATTTGGACCAACTAGGCTATCTAGAAGTAGAAACGCCAGTGCTGCAGTCAGAGCCCGGTGGTGCTGAAGCGCGGCCTTTTGTCACCTATCACAATACTTTGGATATGGAGCTGTATCTGCGGATTGCAACAGAGCTGCATCTAAAGAGAATGGTTGTAGGTGGCTTTGAGAAAGTTTTTGAATTAGGCCGAGTGTTTCGCAATGAAGGCATTTCTACCCGTCACAACCCGGAATTCACGACCATTGAAATGTATCAGGCATACGGCGACTACGAAGATATGATGTCGCTAACTGAGACCATGATTGAACAGATTGTAGTAGAAGTGACAGGTAGCAAGGGTGTCACTTATCAGGGTGAAGAAATTAGCTTTGCTAGGCCCTGGCAAAGAATCACGATGCACGATGCAGTAAGAGAAAAAACGGGCATCGACTTCGTTCAGATTAAAGATTTGGCTAAGGCAAAGCAAGCGGCTAAAGAAGCTGGTATTAACGAGGTAGAAGCCTGCGAGAGCATTGGTCATGTCCTCAACGAAGCCTTCGAACAGAAGGTAGAAACTACGCTAGTTCAGCCGACTTTTATTACCGACTATCCCGTAGAGATTTCGCCGCTGTCTAAGCCGCACCGTAGTAAGCCTGGTCTGGTAGAGCGATTTGAGTTGTTTATTGTCGGTAGAGAAACGGCAAATGGTTTCTCGGAGCTGACCGATCCGGTAGATCAAAGAGAGCGGCTAGAGCTGCAGGCAGCAAAGAAGGAAGCTGGGAATTTAGAAGCTCACAGCGTAGATGAGGACTTTCTGACCGCACTAGAGTACGGAATGCCACCGACTGTAGGCATGGGAATTGGCATCGATCGACTGGTGATGGTGCTAACGGACGCGGCAAGTATTAGAGATGCGATCGCGTTCCCCTTGCTAAAATCAGAGAAAACTGAGCCTGAGAAAGCTGACCAGTAGATATCTTCAGATCAACAGGACTATGTACATGAATACGAAAGAACTATGTGCGGGGATAATTTCCATAAGCTTTTCTTGTTCGGAAGTCATAGCAAGTTGCTGATGCAGCAGTGGCTTACTGTAACTGTTAAGCTAATACGATTAATGATAAAAAGTATTTATATGTGTTAGCTCTTTGTATTTGTGAAAGCTATTGGTAGGCTGTAGTAGTCGACCACCAGAAGACCACTTCTTCCCTATAGCTCATGAACGATCGTCAACCGGCTATGCTTCCTTGGTACCGCTGGCTTAATAGCGGCTACGTTATTCGACTGCTAGAAACAGTTCAAGATTTTATTGTCATCTGCTTATGCATCGGCCTGTTCAGCTTTATGGTGCTTCAGCTAAGAGAGATGGCACTATCTTTGCTACCACCGTTGGATTTTCAGCCAGTTACTTCAGATATTCTGTTTTTGTTGATTCTAGTCGAGCTGTTTCGACTGTTAATCATTTACTTAAAGGAACATCGAGTATCTATCGGTGTAGCGGTTGAAGTCTCGATTGTTTCTGTCTTAAGAGAAATCATTGTCAGAGGTGTCTTGGAAACGCCCTGGGCACAGGTTATTGTCGCCTGCGTTTTCTTGATAGTGTTAGGACTACTGCTGGTCATTAGAGTTTGGCTTCCGCCAACTTTTGATGGAATCGATCCAGAGCAGTTTGTTTCAGAGCGTCATCGTTCGCGGACCCACACTGGAGCTGAGCCGGTCTCGGACTTCAGACCAGAGCCTAGATTAGGGGCTACAGACGTTCACCATGCTCCTACCAGGCTGACTACGCCTAGCCGCGAGATGCTGCATGATTAGTTGGTCAATTGGCTTTCGTCTGATCGCTTTAGTTACTTGGCTGGCAACATTTATAACCTTTAGAACCGTTATATAGAGTGGGCCAAGTAACACCCAAGCGTCGAAGGCAATCCGACGCTTGCTATAAATCTAAAGTAGAGAACGCTAACGATACAATGCATTAGTGTCTAGCTAGAAAGCGAAAGGCTCAATGCACGTTTTGTTTGCTGAAGATGAACCTAAGATTGCCAGCTTCGTCCAGATTGGGTTAAAAGAGCAGGGTTTTGTAGTCGAGTACTGCGACCATGGTGATATTGCCTATGAGAAAGCCATTCAGAACGAATATGACGTGATCTTGCTAGATATTATGATGCCGGGTAAGGACGGGTTGTTTATTCTCAAAAATTTGCGGCAGGTAGGTCGAAACACGCCTGTTATCCTTCTAACCGCGCGCGATGAGTTAGACGATCGACTTCAAGGTCTGAACTTGGGAGCGGATGACTATATTGCCAAACCCTTTTTCGTTGAGGAGCTTATTGCTCGGATACATGCGGTTGTTCGGCGCAGCGCTGGAGAGCAGCCAAATCTAGTTACTGTTGGTCCTTTCAAGCTAGATAGGATCACAAGAACGGTGACTTGCCAATCTGAAGCCCAATCTGAAAGCCAGTCTGAAGGTACTCAGCAAGTGGTTGAACTAACCACAAGAGAGTTTAATTTGCTGGAATATTTAATGCGATCGCCCGGTCGAGTGTTCACCCGAACTCAGATGCTAGAGCATGTGTGGGGCTATGACTTTAATCCGAGCACGAATGTAGTCGATGTTTGTATTCAAAGGCTGAGAAAGAAGATAGATATGAAGGGAAATGAGCGCTGGATTGAGAGCGTCAGAGGCGTAGGGTACCGATTTCGACAGGCAGAGTGAGCGATAGAAGAAGTGAGCGATCCAAAAGCGACAGAGCACCGCTGAGTTAGCGCAGCTTCTCTAGAATCTCTAGCGCAACTTCACTCTCTCCTTTGAACTGATCGCTTTCTATCCAGCTAAGTTGATTATGTCGCAATGCCGTCTCAATTTGCTTGGAGAAATCAGAAGGTAGTTCAACACTTTCTAAGTTACTCTTCATGACGATATCGGTGACTGACACGATACCTAGCAACTGGCCGCGTTCTAGTACGGCTGCTCGCCGCTCCTTTGCTTGCAAGAAACGATTTGCTAGTGCAGGCAAGCTCAAACCAGGACTGACTGCTAGACAAGGATGTCGCATAACCTCGCAAACCATCACCTGGGTGGGATCTATCGACTTGGCAGTGACACGATAGACGATATCTTTTGTGGTCAATATGCCATATTCGCCGCTCTTAACCGCTCGTTCAACCAAAAGCGATCGCACTTTTTCTTTCTGCATCAAAGCCATCGCATGATGAAGCTTAGCCGAACTGCGAATGGTAAATACCTTACGAGTCATCACGTCAGAAACTGTCAACATTACAAATCTCCTGTGTCAATAAAAATCCTACGCAACGCCTCTACTGACTTAAGAAACTGCTGCTTCGAGAATCTCTAGAAAATTGTCTCAAGAAGTTGTGAGGAAGTCGTGAAGATGCCATCAAGAGATGAATACATTTAGAGAATAAGTAGAGAACAATCATCCGTTAATCTTTGCAACTCTATCGATTACAGAATCATCCTTCTACGCAAGAACCCCCAAAAATCGCAGTATGATACGAAAGTTGCAAGTAGATAACAGAGCAATATATTATGCCTTCAAAGAAAATTAGTCCTAATGAACAGGCCTTCCTAGAGAAAGTCATGCAGCGCTCTAGCATTCCTGATATCTACGATGCTAGAGATATTACTATTGTTGTTTTGCGATCGCTTCGTGATCTGATGAGTACCGATCTTGCTGATCGCACCGAAGCAGACTTTTCTGATGAGAAAATTGCGCTGCTTTGGAAAGATGACAATCCTATTGTCGCTGCTTTGTCAAAGCTTAGACCCCCATTAAACATCGATACAGAGACCTTTTTACGCCGCATTCGTCAAGAAGGTGGCGTTCCTAAAGATGTTTCACCAGAATCAGCCGTTATCGCCGTTTTCTCTGCAGTTAGAGAAGAACTCTCTCCTGAGAGAAACAAAGAAATCGCCGGCTATTTACCCGATGGCTTAAAGGTCATGTGGGAGCAAATCTAATAGAAAAAACTCGATGACTATTCCAAGTTCATCTGAACTAGTAGAGTACTGGAACGAATGCGCCAGCTCCAAAGAATTTAGACATCCCATTCCTGCAACCATAATCGAGCGCTACTTTCCAAAAGGTGCAAAAGTCTTGGATATGGGCTGTGGGTACGGTCGTCTTGCCCAGTTCCTTAGCAACTTGGGTTTTGCGGTTTCTGCTGCCGACACCTCACCCGCTATGTTAGAGCAGGCTAAGAAAAATGCGCCCACGTGCGAATTTCAAAACTGTCGTAGCAAACTGGGATGGGATGATAGT
It includes:
- a CDS encoding response regulator transcription factor, which encodes MHVLFAEDEPKIASFVQIGLKEQGFVVEYCDHGDIAYEKAIQNEYDVILLDIMMPGKDGLFILKNLRQVGRNTPVILLTARDELDDRLQGLNLGADDYIAKPFFVEELIARIHAVVRRSAGEQPNLVTVGPFKLDRITRTVTCQSEAQSESQSEGTQQVVELTTREFNLLEYLMRSPGRVFTRTQMLEHVWGYDFNPSTNVVDVCIQRLRKKIDMKGNERWIESVRGVGYRFRQAE
- a CDS encoding class I SAM-dependent methyltransferase, with product MTIPSSSELVEYWNECASSKEFRHPIPATIIERYFPKGAKVLDMGCGYGRLAQFLSNLGFAVSAADTSPAMLEQAKKNAPTCEFQNCRSKLGWDDSTFDVAIIVTLLTSVPFDLEQRQIMSELRRVLKPGGCLFVSDLPLQWSSTI
- a CDS encoding DUF2267 domain-containing protein, encoding MPSKKISPNEQAFLEKVMQRSSIPDIYDARDITIVVLRSLRDLMSTDLADRTEADFSDEKIALLWKDDNPIVAALSKLRPPLNIDTETFLRRIRQEGGVPKDVSPESAVIAVFSAVREELSPERNKEIAGYLPDGLKVMWEQI
- a CDS encoding phosphate-starvation-inducible PsiE family protein; this encodes MNDRQPAMLPWYRWLNSGYVIRLLETVQDFIVICLCIGLFSFMVLQLREMALSLLPPLDFQPVTSDILFLLILVELFRLLIIYLKEHRVSIGVAVEVSIVSVLREIIVRGVLETPWAQVIVACVFLIVLGLLLVIRVWLPPTFDGIDPEQFVSERHRSRTHTGAEPVSDFRPEPRLGATDVHHAPTRLTTPSREMLHD
- the lysS gene encoding lysine--tRNA ligase encodes the protein MASNLPSNSLSPDDSSDSGLDSIRATRLQKVEDLKQAGLQPYAYRWEVTHSAAQLQAKFADLATGAEADFEVSVAGRIMARRVFGKLAFFTLQDQTGTIQLYLEKKTIQAAMGEADEQAFNHLKQLTDAGDILGARGTIKRTDKGELSVKVKHYAMLTKSLLPLPDKFHGLTDVAKRYRQRYVDLIVNPEVRDTFRKRAKITAAIRRHLDQLGYLEVETPVLQSEPGGAEARPFVTYHNTLDMELYLRIATELHLKRMVVGGFEKVFELGRVFRNEGISTRHNPEFTTIEMYQAYGDYEDMMSLTETMIEQIVVEVTGSKGVTYQGEEISFARPWQRITMHDAVREKTGIDFVQIKDLAKAKQAAKEAGINEVEACESIGHVLNEAFEQKVETTLVQPTFITDYPVEISPLSKPHRSKPGLVERFELFIVGRETANGFSELTDPVDQRERLELQAAKKEAGNLEAHSVDEDFLTALEYGMPPTVGMGIGIDRLVMVLTDAASIRDAIAFPLLKSEKTEPEKADQ
- a CDS encoding TetR/AcrR family transcriptional regulator — protein: MQLYRRNLATSEHDTQERILKAAQKLFARKGYGGTTTKDLAQAAGVAEGTLFRHFESKKAILVEVATRGWMEILTDLLTELSEMASYKAVAQVMRKRMLSLNANSDMLRVCFMEAQFHPELRDRIQADVIDKMTDVAEAFFQTAMDRGVYRKMNPKVVARIFLGMFTVSGFSQTTMSADGSSPQDMKEMAETLADIFLNGVLHEPT
- a CDS encoding CBS domain-containing protein; protein product: MLTVSDVMTRKVFTIRSSAKLHHAMALMQKEKVRSLLVERAVKSGEYGILTTKDIVYRVTAKSIDPTQVMVCEVMRHPCLAVSPGLSLPALANRFLQAKERRAAVLERGQLLGIVSVTDIVMKSNLESVELPSDFSKQIETALRHNQLSWIESDQFKGESEVALEILEKLR
- a CDS encoding Hpt domain-containing protein gives rise to the protein MLKAHGRQDYTDTLSTETLSTEFDWQQLQQLAGGDAEFEAELLAMFLNDARNSLRLLEGAIASKKLETIESVAHSLRGASANVGASAIANTAFELEHAARAGKTFSAFGLVREIDSYCQKIQAQLQAQI